GGTGGAGGCGACGGTCATGGGAAAAAATCCTAGTCCAATGAAAAGTAACGATTGAGGCTAATTTTACCCCCTTGGGGAACACCAGATAATCCCCTATTCTGCCATTAAAAAAGATTGAGAAAAAGCTATGGTCGCTCAATCCCAATCTTTATGGTTTCCTTGCCCCCTAAATCTCCTCACTAAAGCTCCGGCAAGTTTGGGGGACTTTAAATCTTATTTTCCCCCCAAAAAAATTTGGGGGGCCAGGGGGGCTTTTAAAACAGGCTCTAGGCGGCGGAGGTTTGCAGACATTTGATGATGGAAGCTTTTTCCAATAATCCCACCACTTCTCCCGAAGGTTGCACCACCAAAAGTTCCGACAGTTTCTGTTGATCTAACAACTGGGCCACTTCAAACAAAGATTGATTGGCGTTAACGGTGACCATCTGTTGGGGATACTGCATCAAGCTATCCACTGTGACCTGGGGCCAATCGGAAGTGGGGACGTGTTTGATGTCTTCCGTAGCAAGTACACCTAACAGTTGATTGTCGGCACCAATAACCAAGAACCGTCGCCAGGGGGTTTTACCAATCACATAATCGTTAGCAAATTCCCGAATATTTAACCCGGCAGGAATAATGGGGCTGTTGGGAATAACCGCATCTTCAGCAGTAAAGGCTTCCATTTGCTCTTTGACCTGGGCGTTGCGGGCGGAGGAACCAGCATTTTGTAACAGGAACCAACCGATCAAAATGGTCCAGAAGCTACCGATGGGCAGAATATTTAAAATACCTAAGCTACCAATGGCGATCGCCAACCAACCGAAACCCTGGCCCACCCGACTAGCAATGAGAATACCTTTGTTTTGATTGCCCGTGATTTGCCACACAATGGATTTGAGCACATTGCCGCCGTCCAAAGGTAAACCAGGAATGAGGTTAAACAATGCCAGGGCGAGGTTGATCATGCCCAATAAACCAATGATGGCCTGCCCCGGCACAGGTAGGGGGATTTGGGTACCAACTATGGTTAAACCCAAAAAGAGCACTAAACTCACCGCCGGCCCGGCGATCGCCACCGCAAAAGCTTGCCAGGGAGTGTTGGATTCCTTTTCTAAACTCGCTAGACCACCGAACAAAAACAGAGTGATGGATTTAACTTCAATGCCCTGGGCTAAGGCAACCAAACTATGGCCCAACTCGTGGGCGACAACGGAAGCAAAGAGGAGTAAAGCTGTAATTAACCCCAAAATCCAGGGTGTGCCACCGGAAAGTTGGGGAAAGCGGGCTAAGTCTTGGCCATAGCTCAGGGTCACCAATCCTAAAATTAAAAACCAGGATGGGTTGACGTAAAAAGGAATGCCAAACAGACTGCCGACGCGGATATTGTTGTTCATAAACTGCCCCCCTAAACTGAGGCTTAACATGAATTAATTGTAACGAGATGTTAAGAATTGCCTGAGTGGGATAACCGTCGGGGTTAGTTCGGTTAAGCACCTTTCCCCCAATCCACCGTAGGATCTAGTCAACAGGCCTCGATTTCCGTTAACTTGCCCATGTTTTCCCCCAGCGTTTACTCAGAAATTATCGCTACCCTCCCCCCCAGTGTACGGTTGGTGGCGGTAACCAAAACCAAGGCGATCGCCGACATCGAAGCGGCCTACGGAGCGGGCATCCGGGATTTTGCCGAAAGTCGCATCCAAGAAGCTTTACCAAAAATCGAAGCTTTAGCAAATTACCAAGATATTAACTGGCATTTTATCGGACGTTTACAGAGTAACAAGGCCCGCAAAGTGGTGGAAAATTTTACCTATATCCATTCCGTTGATAATTTGGCGATCGCCGTCAAACTAGACCGCATTGCTGAGGAGTTGAACAAATTTCCCCAGGGATTATTACAAATCAAGTTACTGCCGGACGAGAATAAATCCGGTTGGACAAGGGAAGAATTAAAGCTGGATTTGCCCCAACTGGAGCTATTAAAAAATCTAAAAATTTGTGGCTTAATGACTATTTTACCCCTGGGTCTTTCCCCTGGCGATCGCCAACTAACCTTTGGGGAACTAAAAAATCTGGCCACAGCCATCAACCAACAATCTAGCCTGTCATTAACGGAACTATCCATGGGCATGTCCGGAGATTACCCAGAAGCCATTGCCGCCGGAGCTACCATGATCCGCTTGGGTACCATTCTCTTTGGCGATCGACTCTAAACTATACTCCCGCCCATAACAAAGAGACTCCATAATTTTTAAACATTGAATCTGCACTAATTAGCAGCATATTTTCTGTTTGTGCCTGGGCAATGATAATTCTGTCAAACGGATCACGGTGATGTAGGGGCAATGTCGCAACTTGCAGGGCATGGCGGGTTTTAATGTCCAGGAACTCAGCACCCAATTTCACCATGCGACTGAGAATGTAGTCGTCAATATTTTCTGGCAAGGGCAGTTTACCGATGGAAGTCTTAATTGACATTTCCCAAATACTGGCAACAGAAAGCCATATTTCGTTTGTCTCATCTATGATCTGGGAAATTGCATCTTCGTTCAATTTTTCCGGCTCAGTAAACCACCATAACCAGCACTGGGTATCCAACAAAAGTTTCACGTTAATCCTTCTCAAGATAATGGCCAAATATCATTTGGTAAAGGATCGTTAAAGTCATCTGGCACTACAAATAATCCTCGATCTACCCCTAAGCTGGAGCATCGATCCACGGATTTTTGCCTTTGCAGAGGAACCAACTTAGCAATGGGAATACCCTGGTCAGCAACGATGACTTCTTCCCCTGGTTTGATACTGTACAAAAGCTCAGGAAGATTGATTTCTATTTGGTCAACATTGACGGTCTCCATAGTGGATCCTAGTTTCTCTGGATTAACGCTAACTCCGATCATAGCTTGCTCTCATCGGGAATTATTTGACGGCACCAGAATATGAGTAAACAAATGGCGATCGCCGTTTATTTAACTAGCTCTGTGGACAATGGCAAAGGCGGAAGTGTAACCGTGTAAAAAGGTCTGAGCACCCACCTGGCCAATTTCTCCATTACAAAAGAAACCACCCAGGGCTACTCCAGGAAAATATTGCCCAAACATCTGGCTATCAAAATTGGGGGTACCATACAGGCCATAGCCTCTGCCCAAACAGGAAAACATCAATGCCCCGATCGCCGTAGAAGAAGATTGATTAGCCTCTCCTTCGGTGTAATGGCGCAAAAGAATTTGTAAGTCGTCGGCGGAAGTTTCCCGGTCCCGCAAATGGAATTGTAACCTTTGCCCCTTTCTCACCCGGTCTCCAATGGCGATCGCCCCTTGGCGGGGATCCACCCCCAGTAAGTTGCGAATGAGAAAATCCCCCGGTTGCAGAGTTAATTTAAATTCATCGCTGGCCACCCCCACAAAAAGGGAACTTTGGGCCAATTCCTGATCTTTGGGACTGAGGGTGGGAATCAGTTTCTGCAGGCTAGCCAGGGGCGTTTCCAACACCACCGTGCCACTGTCTGCATCCTTACCTTGGATTTCTGTAATGATATTTCTCTGCCCCTGGTTAACCACAAAGGGTTCGCCAATAGGCCGACAGCCCTGGGCCACCACACTACCGAGGCGAATATTGCCCGCTAAGGCTACGCCGATAAAACCATCTCCATAACGGCCAGCGGGATGATCAGAAGATTGCAAAAATAAACTGCCCCCCATGGCCACATTTTCCCCACTGGCTAAGCCACCCACTTTTGTTGCTTGGGGATAGGCAAAATCCAACCCGGCTAAAAAGTCTGTGATGCCCCCAGTCATCGGGTCGGCCAGAATAATAAAATCTGCGCCACTGGCCGGATCAACCCCCATTAAATCCACCCAACTTTGGGGCGGTGCGTCTAAATCGGGCATTCCTTCCCCATGGACATAGAATGGCGTCACCGTCACCCCTGGCAATTGGGCCACCGTTAAGCTCAATGCCACTTCTCCTTCTACTTCCTGCACTGTGGCATTGTTTTCCATGCCAATAATGCCGCCCCCCAAGCAACCGATTAAATTCGGTACTGACAACTTTTCTTGCACTAGGGGCATTAACCGGGCCGCATCGCTGGCAAAGCTGGAGGAAAGGAAGATAATCGCCAAGTCCCATTGTCCCTGACCCCCCACCTTGGCGATCGCCTCATCCAATGCCCTCTCCAGGGATGGTCTGGTAGAAAGAGCATTAACCCACCGCAGAGAATGTGTCATAGGAGAAATAAAGTAATGAGGTGCTCGACGGGATGGCAAAGGTAACCAAAAACCTTGCCCAAAAGTAGGACTGGCGTAGACTACCATCGTAACTTCTCAGATCAAATTGCAGAAAATCAGCGACAAAAAATCTCCCCTGCCCCAAAATTACTGTCCCCATTCCCTTTGCTAACCTATGGCAAAATGATGAAGGCCTAACAGTAAACTCCCTCCCATGACCACTTCCCTGCCGCCCCAATATGAACCCACCGTCACCGAAGCCAAATGGCAAACAGCGTGGGAAGAAAGTCATGCCTTTAAAGCCGATCCCGATCGCCCAGGGGAACCCTATTGCGTGGTGATTCCGCCCCCCAATGTGACAGGTAGTTTGCATATGGGCCACGCTTTTGAGAGTTCTTTAATAGATACTTTGGTTCGTTATCACCGCATGCGGGGGGACAATACCCTCTGGTTACCGGGAACGGACCATGCCAGTATTGCTGTGCAAACCATTTTGGAACGTCAGTTAAAAGCGGAGGGGAAAACGAGGGATGATTTGGGCCGGGAAAAGTTTTTGGAACGGGCCTGGCAATGGAAAGCGGAGTCCGGCAGTACTATTGTTAACCAACTGCGGCGTTTGGGAGTGTCTGTGGACTGGACCAGGGAGCGGTTCACCATGGATGAAGGACTTTCCCAAGCAGTAAAAACAGCATTTATTAAGTTGTACGAAGAAGGATTAATTTACCGGGGTAATTATCTGGTCAATTGGTGTCCGGCTTCCCAGTCAGCGGTGTCGGATTTGGAAGTGGAAAACCAGGAAGTGGACGGTCATTTGTGGTATTTTCGTTATCCCCTCACCGACGGTAGTGGAGAACTAGTGGTGGCCACCACCCGACCGGAAACCATGCTGGGGGATACGGGGGTGGCGGTTAATCCCCATGATGAACGCTATGCCGCCATGGTGGGCAAAACCATTACCCTACCTTT
The genomic region above belongs to Synechocystis sp. PCC 6803 substr. PCC-P and contains:
- a CDS encoding type II toxin-antitoxin system VapC family toxin, with amino-acid sequence MKLLLDTQCWLWWFTEPEKLNEDAISQIIDETNEIWLSVASIWEMSIKTSIGKLPLPENIDDYILSRMVKLGAEFLDIKTRHALQVATLPLHHRDPFDRIIIAQAQTENMLLISADSMFKNYGVSLLWAGV
- a CDS encoding type II toxin-antitoxin system Phd/YefM family antitoxin — translated: MIGVSVNPEKLGSTMETVNVDQIEINLPELLYSIKPGEEVIVADQGIPIAKLVPLQRQKSVDRCSSLGVDRGLFVVPDDFNDPLPNDIWPLS
- a CDS encoding site-2 protease family protein: MLSLSLGGQFMNNNIRVGSLFGIPFYVNPSWFLILGLVTLSYGQDLARFPQLSGGTPWILGLITALLLFASVVAHELGHSLVALAQGIEVKSITLFLFGGLASLEKESNTPWQAFAVAIAGPAVSLVLFLGLTIVGTQIPLPVPGQAIIGLLGMINLALALFNLIPGLPLDGGNVLKSIVWQITGNQNKGILIASRVGQGFGWLAIAIGSLGILNILPIGSFWTILIGWFLLQNAGSSARNAQVKEQMEAFTAEDAVIPNSPIIPAGLNIREFANDYVIGKTPWRRFLVIGADNQLLGVLATEDIKHVPTSDWPQVTVDSLMQYPQQMVTVNANQSLFEVAQLLDQQKLSELLVVQPSGEVVGLLEKASIIKCLQTSAA
- a CDS encoding FIST N-terminal domain-containing protein, producing the protein MVVYASPTFGQGFWLPLPSRRAPHYFISPMTHSLRWVNALSTRPSLERALDEAIAKVGGQGQWDLAIIFLSSSFASDAARLMPLVQEKLSVPNLIGCLGGGIIGMENNATVQEVEGEVALSLTVAQLPGVTVTPFYVHGEGMPDLDAPPQSWVDLMGVDPASGADFIILADPMTGGITDFLAGLDFAYPQATKVGGLASGENVAMGGSLFLQSSDHPAGRYGDGFIGVALAGNIRLGSVVAQGCRPIGEPFVVNQGQRNIITEIQGKDADSGTVVLETPLASLQKLIPTLSPKDQELAQSSLFVGVASDEFKLTLQPGDFLIRNLLGVDPRQGAIAIGDRVRKGQRLQFHLRDRETSADDLQILLRHYTEGEANQSSSTAIGALMFSCLGRGYGLYGTPNFDSQMFGQYFPGVALGGFFCNGEIGQVGAQTFLHGYTSAFAIVHRAS
- a CDS encoding YggS family pyridoxal phosphate-dependent enzyme; this encodes MFSPSVYSEIIATLPPSVRLVAVTKTKAIADIEAAYGAGIRDFAESRIQEALPKIEALANYQDINWHFIGRLQSNKARKVVENFTYIHSVDNLAIAVKLDRIAEELNKFPQGLLQIKLLPDENKSGWTREELKLDLPQLELLKNLKICGLMTILPLGLSPGDRQLTFGELKNLATAINQQSSLSLTELSMGMSGDYPEAIAAGATMIRLGTILFGDRL